CTTATTAATAGGTTTTTAACAATGAATAATTATTAGCGTAGTGTATAATTAATTAAAGAAAAGCAATAAAACGTATGCAGAAAAAAATAGACTATTCTATGATTTTCTATTATTGGACAAAGCAATAAGAATTTAAAATTATGAAAATTGGAGGATAAAGATGAGAAAGAAAATAGGAACATCTACCTACATTCAGAGAATTAATACACTTGAAAGAAAGCTTTTAAAACAGGTAAAAGAATTAGATGATGTTATGCAAAAACATCCAGAAATAATCTTTAGATTACAAGTTGTAGAATTTGCTTTAAAACACTCAGTAAAACTTGCAGTGGAAGCTTTTGGTGTATCAAAATCTACCATATACAGATGGATTAAAAATTATAAAAGCAGTAATAACAATCCTTTATCTTTAAAAAATCGTTATGTATCAAAAAAAGGAATGAAATTAGAAAAATTACAAAAAATAACAGAAAAACATAAACAGTTAGTTTTAGAAATCAGGAAAAAACACCCTAAGCTTGGAAAAGAAAAAATAAAGGTTTTACTTGATGAGCTTTGTAAGCAGCACAATATTCCTACAATATCTGCAAGTTCCATAGGAAATATAATAAAGATGCTTAAAGATGAAAGGAAGTTAAATCATGATTATGCCAGGCAAAGAATCACAATCAATGGAAGAACTGGAAAGCTAATGGTGAAAGAAGATAAAAAGAAAACAAAGAAAGATAGATATAAAGACAAAAAACCAACAAAACCAGGAGAATTGGTACAAATAGATACTAAGCATGAATATGTAAATGGTAGAAAAGTTTATATCTTTGTAGCCAAAGATGTAAAAACAAGAATGTCCTTTACTTTTGCATATGACAGGCTAAATAGTAAAAATGCAAAAGACTTTTTAGAGAAATTAATAAACGTAATGCCATTTGAGATAAAAGGTATACAGACAGATAACGGAAGTGAATTCTTAGGTGAGTTTACCAAAGCATTAAAGAAAAAAGATATAAAACATTATTTTAACTATCCAAGATATCCAAAAGGACAAGCATATGTAGAGAGAATGAAGGACATTACAAGAAGAGTTTGTGATGTACTATGAAGATTATGTAGAAGATATTTACGAGTTTAATAAAAAGATGTTGCAATATATGCTATGGTATAACACAGAAAGACCTCATCATAGTTTGAACAAAAAATCACCTTTACAATACTTTTGTGATATTATGAATTCAAGAAAATCGGAATTTTCCCAAACCGGTATAACCTATACATCTAATTGACAATCCCTAGAAAATGTATTATATTATTTATTCCGAAATCAAAGGGGCCCGTAGCTCAGTTGGTTAGAGCAGACGGCTCATAACCGTCCGGCCGGGGGTTCGAGTCCCTCCGGGCCCATAAATCTAAAATTACATCGGAGAAAGAATGGATAGCGTTACAGCATCAAAATTATTAAACCTCCAAGAACTTGATAACCAGATAGAAAACATAAATTCAGAATTAGAAAAAATTCCGGCAGAAATAGAAAAACTTCAAAAAGAAATTGAATCTTTGAAAATTAAGCATGACCAACTTATCCATAGAAAAAAAGAGTTAGAGTTTCAAAAAAAAGAAAAAGAATTAGACATTCAAACATTTCAAGACAGAATAGCAAAGCTTGAAATAGCTTTAAACAAAGTAAAAAGTAATGAAGAGTATAAAGCCCTGCTGAGAGAAAAAGCTCAAGCTGAAGAAAATATCATCCATTTAGAAGATGAAATTCTTCAATTAATGGCAGAGATAGAAAATTTAGCAAAAGAGATTAATGAGTTTGAAAGGATTAAAGAAGAAAAAATCAAAGAATTAGAAAATGAAATTAAAGCTCTAAATTCCAAAAAAACTCAATTAGAAGAAGAGCTTAATAAACTCATCAACCAAAGACAAGAATTAATCAAAACCATAAAACCACAAGCTTTAAACCAGTACGAGAATATCAAGAAAAGAGTAAAAAATAAAGTCATAGCGATAGTTGAAGACCAAGTATGTACCGGCTGTTATATGGTAATCCCGCCAAAAATATTTACAGAACTTTTAAAGTCAGAAAAATTATTTACTTGTCCTAACTGTGGCAGATATCTATTTTACGAGTCTAAATAAGGAGTTTTTATGTTAGGGGTAATAGGTGGTAGCGGACTTTACCAAATTGATGGAATTGAAATCTTAGATGAGATAGCAATAAAAACGCCTTTTGGAGAACCATCAGATAAATATATCATTACTCAATACAAGGGTAGAAAAATAGTTTTTTTGCCAAGACATGGAAAAGGTCATAAATATCCACCCCAATTGATAAATTTTAGAGCTAATATATGGGGGTTTAGAAAGCTGGGAGTGGATAAAATTTTATCCATCTCTGCGGTTGGTGGAATTAATCCTAATTTAAACCCCGGGGATTTTGTAATATCTGACCAATTTATTGACTTTACTAAGTCAAGAGTTCAAACTTTTTATGAAGGTATTTACTCAAAAAATGACGATACTGAAATAAAGGACGAAGTTTTTGAATTTTTAAACAGTAAAAGAGTTGTTCATATAGATGTAACAGACCCTTTTTGCCCGGAAATGAGAGATGTTTTAATAAAAGTGTGCGATAAAAATAACTTTCCTTTTCATCAAAAAGGTGTTTATGCAGCCACGGAAGGACCAAGACTTGAAACATCAGCTGAAATAAAATTTTTAAAATTAATTGGTGCTGATATAGTTGGGATGACCCTTGTGCCGGAGATTGTTCTTGCAAGAGAGTTAAAAATGCATTTTGCTTCTATCAGCGTTGTGACGAACCTTGCAGCAGGTATATCACAAAATAGATTAACATCTGACGAAGTTGTGGAAATGATGAAAGAAAAAAATGAGCAGATAAAAACTGTCGTGTTAAATTTTATAGAAAACCTTCCAGAAAGATTTAATTGTGAATGTGAAAATGTGCTAAAAGGAGCTGCTATTTAGCTCCTTTTTTAAATAAACTGCCAACAGTAAAAGCTGATATTATCTTAGAATGTTCTTTTTCTGTAAGGTCGCTTCTTTCTAAGAATTCTTTTAAATCTTTGTAATGTATTTCTCTTTTTGAGATCCTTTCTAAAATCCATTTTAAACTTTCTTCTTCGGTTTTTTCTGAAAGTTCTTTAAACTCTTGTGAAGATATATCTTCTTCTTGTGCATTGTACTCTACTATTTGATTGATTTGATTAATCTTTTCAACTTTTGGTAAAGATACGTCAATTTCTATTCCATTCTCTGTTAGCTCTTCAGCTATCCAGCCAAAGTGTTTCATTTTATCTATTGCTTTTTGTTCTAATTCGTTGCTTAAATGGGGATTCTTAAATCTTGTTATGAATGATTGGTAAAGCTCTTCTAAAATCTTTTTGTATT
This genomic interval from Sulfurihydrogenibium sp. contains the following:
- a CDS encoding DDE-type integrase/transposase/recombinase, translating into MRKKIGTSTYIQRINTLERKLLKQVKELDDVMQKHPEIIFRLQVVEFALKHSVKLAVEAFGVSKSTIYRWIKNYKSSNNNPLSLKNRYVSKKGMKLEKLQKITEKHKQLVLEIRKKHPKLGKEKIKVLLDELCKQHNIPTISASSIGNIIKMLKDERKLNHDYARQRITINGRTGKLMVKEDKKKTKKDRYKDKKPTKPGELVQIDTKHEYVNGRKVYIFVAKDVKTRMSFTFAYDRLNSKNAKDFLEKLINVMPFEIKGIQTDNGSEFLGEFTKALKKKDIKHYFNYPRYPKGQAYVERMKDITRRVCDVL
- a CDS encoding integrase core domain-containing protein, with protein sequence MYYEDYVEDIYEFNKKMLQYMLWYNTERPHHSLNKKSPLQYFCDIMNSRKSEFSQTGITYTSN
- a CDS encoding C4-type zinc ribbon domain-containing protein, yielding MDSVTASKLLNLQELDNQIENINSELEKIPAEIEKLQKEIESLKIKHDQLIHRKKELEFQKKEKELDIQTFQDRIAKLEIALNKVKSNEEYKALLREKAQAEENIIHLEDEILQLMAEIENLAKEINEFERIKEEKIKELENEIKALNSKKTQLEEELNKLINQRQELIKTIKPQALNQYENIKKRVKNKVIAIVEDQVCTGCYMVIPPKIFTELLKSEKLFTCPNCGRYLFYESK
- the mtnP gene encoding S-methyl-5'-thioadenosine phosphorylase, which encodes MLGVIGGSGLYQIDGIEILDEIAIKTPFGEPSDKYIITQYKGRKIVFLPRHGKGHKYPPQLINFRANIWGFRKLGVDKILSISAVGGINPNLNPGDFVISDQFIDFTKSRVQTFYEGIYSKNDDTEIKDEVFEFLNSKRVVHIDVTDPFCPEMRDVLIKVCDKNNFPFHQKGVYAATEGPRLETSAEIKFLKLIGADIVGMTLVPEIVLARELKMHFASISVVTNLAAGISQNRLTSDEVVEMMKEKNEQIKTVVLNFIENLPERFNCECENVLKGAAI